aaataaataaaaattgacatAAATTAAGAGAtgatttattcatatttatttagtagacattataacattttcaattaaatataatataacacctatattattatataaaaagtattatataaagAGGATTTTCTTGACGTACACacttcatttcaaattttattcattaattatttatttaaattaaaatcatcattttattaattttatcttttaagtgaattttcttatttaatggTTTATCTATTtggcagttttttttttttttttgcaaaacttaactattcttttaaactaaaataattatttataataaaaaaatatatgcaaaaaaaaatacctagaataaattgtaaaaagtaattttttttaataattatatttaaaaaattattattttttgtaatcataaaaaaaaaatcatcacaGATACTCCTAATAGATGTGTTTGCACTAATTCttatataaaagagtttcattTTGTCTAAAACTTACAAGTTTGCCTTATCTTCTCAAACTagttaagaaaaacaataaataatgtataataaataatgtgaGAACCCTAACTTGTATAagattctttttcttcttaaaaccTATTTTCTCTTAAccatcttccttttctttctcagaTTTCTATctcatttatacttttttttttttaaagatgaaaCACATGGAAGTGATCTACACGAGATCAATTTCTCTTTTAGATCAGTTCAAAGTTATATTCCTTTCATATAAGGCAACATGTTATCTTTCACATGCAatctttattattgttgtatgtTGACTCTTTTTGTTCTTGATGAAACTCTCTATGGTGAACATTTAAAAATTGTGTATGGATCGTTGTTTGAGTACTTTTGTTGTGTAAATGGAGTGATTTTCATGAGTAAAGCTCTCGAGgttaaaaaaagtaatgttaGGCAAAATGTATAATATAAGGAGAGCtgattatttaagtttttttcatttgatgttTGTAATTATAGAAATGAAAAACTGAGATAAATCtgtatgaattaaaatttgaattgaattgtGGTTGTGATTAATATAGTGTGTTGTATGCCCAACCATTCCAGAAGAATGaattgctgaaaaaaaaaaagtctaaaatcttgtttatttgagtagatttgagagagagtaattgaCAAGATTTGACcggatttgaaggtaaatttttttgttgttgtttatttgaatagatttggaggtgagtgagagtagattttgaagtaaaatttgtaaaaattggtgtaggatttaatttatgtgacaaaaaaaatttatcatcaaatattCTCAAATCCTCTGAATTACTctcttccaaatccactcaagtgaacaaggcctaaatattagttttatgaaattgttgtggatgaatgaaaatgatgatgTTTATGCTAAATGATGAGAGGGTGGGATACGGATGAACTCTGtctttataaataattagaatGTGACTATAtcttttggaaataaaattgtGTTAGATTTTCATCAGAATCATAATCAAATTAATGCATTGTGGACTTCTGAACAACATGGATTATATGTAATTGATGATATATACATAATAGGTATATAACATTTTAGTTGTGTAAACGTTTTGAGTTGATGTTGCTATTGAATTTGGAGTGGAttgattttcaaattgaaaaaaaataaatattataatctagtaataatttgatatatatatatatatatatatatatatatatatatatatatatatatatatatatacgagtAATTgtctaatattaattaaaattaaaaacattattatataaaagaaattataatttttattttagttaactCTTAAATCGAACTggaattttaataattgattttagatgtataaatatttagtttgacattacattactttttaaattgaaaattttcatttttggagATCATTACTTAATTTATGCAACATTTTAAACAGTACTTTAATATTTAACAGAAATTAAGgctttaaattaagaaaattatcagTTGAGAACATCAGACCATGTTATcttaaaatacaagttttaaatgttgtattttttaaatttaacctttgACCGTGTTTTTAaactcaattattattttttaattataaaactatcaacaaaataagtaaaaattattaaaataaaattataaaaaatatttatatttaattttataatagtaataataattttactgtttttattatatcataaaaaaaattaacacacaaTACGCATGtacagaaattaaaaattgttattcaCCTTTTCTATTTTGGTTGATGTGTACTTATAACAAAAGAAGCCGAACGACAGAAATAGAAGTCGTTTTGGTTGAATACCTCCTCGGAAATAGCCAGAGCAGGAAAGAAGCATTTGCGCAAAGTTTCGATCTGAAGACGCAGCACGTAAAGGAAGACGAAgatgacgaagaagaagaaggttccATGGTTCTGGACTTGGGTCATAGGTTCCGTCGTGTTCAGGCTCATTCTCCTCTACTTTCCCAAAAACCTCAACCTCTCTTCTCGCCCTGAAGTCTCCACCCCCCTCACCAGCCTCCGCCGCCGTATactgttcttcttcttcaactaCCTTTAATTCCTATATCGTGCTTTCTTATCAACTTCAACTTCTCTTTTCGCAGTGGCCGAGGGTTACTGGTTGAAGCAGTCGTCAGTTTCACCCTATGCTGGTATTTCCCTTTCTAGATTCGTTCATTGgatcaatttatattattgtttagtATTGTGTAAGAAATCTCAGGCTCTTGTTCGTGTTTCCAGGATCAATGTACCATGGTTCCCCTTTGTTATTGACACTTCTCGGTCCGCTTACAGTTAAAAGGTACCTGTTGTCAATCGTGTCAGATTTTTTTTCCGTTGCTTTATTTAAATGGACTCACTTACTAAGTTTGAAATTCCTATGTTGTAATGACTTCGAATTACCTTGTTGATGCTTCAGAATTGAAGGACAGCCTGATAATCTTTTATGCGGGTAACTTTCTCCGCCTGTTACTGACGAGTATTACTAGTATCTATTCAGTTGTTTATTTCTAATTTCCACAGCTCCTGAATCGTACTTGTTGTGATCTTCGTTGCTCAATAATTCTTATCTATCCTTGTAATTCTGTTTACCTCTGAATCTTGTATATGCAGTTCTTTACCCCTGTGTTCACTTATGTTTGCTGCATTCTTTGTTAAACAGTAAATAATCAGCTCATTTCCGGATATAGTTTGGTTTTTGTTATTGCAGATGTGGTTAGTGCAATGCTTATTTGTGCTGCTGGTGAAAAACTCCAGGTGGCATACAGTTCAAGCTTACAATCACTTGGTCTTCGTGATTTGTCAGAGAATTCAGGTTGTTAGCATGTGCTTCCACTATGATCCTTCTGTTCAAATTTGATATGAGTATGGTTGTATGCGCTTCTcccatttttatttgttatttttaagtgATTTATAAAACTAGTGTATAAGTTTGAATTTCAGATAAAGATATATTGTACAATCAAAGAGAGAAATTTTGATCTGTGCATGCTGCATTATAAGAAAACTGTAACATGGTACTTGATGAAGATTACTGGTAGTATTAACAATAGATATGAAAGGAGTGCCCCTTTGACTCTTCGCTCGCTTTTCTTCCCTCTTTTGTGATAGTGTATTAAATGTGAAAAAGTAAAGGTAGGAAATGAAACACCTTGTCAATCATCCCACGTCTGTGTGGTTTCTGTGAACGAACGGACGGTGAAGTCTGTGTCTGTCTAGTGTCTGTATCATAACAAACACTATGCTTCCCTTTCCAGGAAAAAGATAACGTGTTTTACTGAATTGCTGAGAATAAAACAGGGTATTTGCAACTATTGTTGTGAAGGGTAGGTGATggtcatattttaaaatttaatgtaaaaatttcCCCTTTTGGTTGTGGATCTTTTTGAAACTATGCAAATTCTTTTTCACCCCTTTTGATTGTATTTTTGCTGTTTCCAGAGCGTCTTCCTTCAGGAGATTTTGCTGCTCTTGCATACTTATGGAATCCTTTCACAATAGTTGCATGCGTTGGTCTATCCACATCTGCAATTGAGAATTTGATGGTTGTGTTATCTCTTTATGGAGCATGTTCGCGTAAGCAGCTAATAACCTATGGTTTTAATTTCTGAACTTTTAGATTCTACTGACTCACTCCTATCATATTTAAATGgtatttgttagtttttttcTGGTTAAGTTTTATTTGCTTTCTAATATTGAAACATGAATTTTGCTTGGCGTTGATGAAAAGTTCTGTTAGTTCTAGCTTCTTAGGGAAGTTTTGTGGGAATCTCAATTTTTAGCTGAAGGATTACTTTTATGCAAAAGGACTTTGATAAACagttttccatttatttttattatatttctgtTTTCCTGAAATGTTTCTTGGTCTTATGTTGTGTTGAATAGAAAGGaacatatatatgtgtgtattaTTATTTGAGCAATAAAACCAATAAAACATGGCTACTAAAGGGGGTTGAACTTGTGTACATATAATAGTAATTACTAAGACTGAACGCCCCAAGCTAATTTGAGGAATAATTTTTCTGTAGGTATcattgttttttgtgttttctatCAAATTTTCTGTCTGGTATACCTTTTCTGTAAGTTTGCTGACAATTGAGCCCTGACTATCATTTTTTATGTCCAATATTCGTCttctttaactttcttttttcatattctCTCTCAAATGCATGGGAAATATTTCGTTTGTTATTATTGCCATTGAATTTACATGTCTTTGTTCATTTGATATCCACGTCTGTGTAGAGGTTGCCTATTGCTATATTTAGCTAGCTTATTAGATTTTGAAAGTAGTAGTGAGAACTGAGGAAGAAAGATCATTATCACCTTACATATGTGGTCTTGTGATCTTCATCTAATATTTTGTGTAATGTTGAAACTGTACTGATGTACAACAGGACTAGCTCCGTTGGCAGCTTTTGGATGGGTCATGGCTACACACTTGTCTCTGTACCCTGCTATTCTTATTATCCCAGTATGATGTTGCTTGAACTCGTTGTATAACATTTTCAGCATAATCTGCAAATCTTTGTTCTCTGTAATTTGCATTTATTAATCTGTAGATACTAATATTATCCTCTTTTCCAGGTGATATTGTTATTGGGATATGGTCCTGATGCTCCTCCTAGGAAATTATTCTGGCAAAGGAATAGGCTCGAAGTTGGCAATTCCTCCTCAAGTGATAGTTATTCAGAAGAGAAAGCAAAGAATCAGCTAAAGGTTGCGAATGTATTCTCATGGAGGCCAGTCGTGTCTTTTCTGTTATGGACTTTGCTTTGGTCATCCTACATCTTAGTCCTTTGTAGTATTTATGTCCAGCAGTATGGCGGTCTACAGGAGTTATTCAAAAGGTTTTGCTTAAATACTTTTACAATTATTCATTtcagaaaacaatttttcaaatgACGAAATAAATATGCATATTTGTTCATTGTTATAGTAGTTGCAATAATTTGGGTCTAGTTGTTAACGGGTCTTCTAAAAAGTAAAGACTGGGGGAGCTTTTCTAAGAGGCAATGAAAAATCCAGAATATCATGTGAAAATAGTTATACACAATTACGATAACTCCAAAATAATTACAGAAGTACTGGATTTGTAACTGCTGCCATTATCGGCTTTTGGAGTCACCAACAACTTTTGAGAAGCATAAGCTACCCTGATGCCTCATaagatttagaaaattttagGTCCATATTACTGTTGTTTGTTCATGTAGTTAGTTATTGTTGGTGTGAAACTCTGAAGTAAAACCCTTTGGGAAGTCAAATAATTCATTTCCCAcccaaataatcaaataattaatttttgttctattataaaagaaactatgCACATTTTTCAACATCATTGTTTAAAATGTAAATGAACTTAGTGTGCGGAGAATTAATATGTTTTCCATGCGTTGAGGGAGGTAGATTTTACTGCATTATCTCTGTTGAGAACACTGTTTGTGattatgacatttttttttattctcttttgttattatcattatcaagAACTGTTGAAACGTCAACTGTCACAATTTCTTGTTTCATTGGAATGACAAGTTTTTCTATATCTTGTAAATAAACTTCTAGGTTGTTTGTGCAGAACCTATGGCTTCATTCTTACAATACAAGATCTGTCTCCAAACATTGGTGTTTTGTGGTATGTGCTATAGGAAGGGAAACTACCACCTTTAGGGTGGACTTGAATATTTTATTGCTCTCATGAACTTTGGCACTTATTTTGTTCTGATGGTATTTGCATTACAGGTACTTCTTTGCAGAAGTTTTTGATTTTTTCAGAAATTTCTTCCTGATAGTATTTCATGGGAATATTCTAATGATGCTAGCACCATTAGCCTTGCGGCTTAATCATCGGCCATGCTTTCTAGCTTTTGTATACATTGTGATATCTTCTATTTTGAAATCTTATCCTTCGGtaagttgtttatttttttcaccaGTTTCTATTTTTTACCTGGACTCAAATTAGCTCCTAGAATTTAGGTGTTACGTATATCCGAGTAGAAGACGTAACTAGAACAATATCTCACATACTCAAATCAAACAAAAGAATAACAAAAGAATGGAAATGGAATTGTACGAATGAATCTCTTAAATGTAAACAATAATTGGGAGTATAACCTCCGTCAATTATTTCTAATAACTGGGAGTAGGATCGCCGTCAGTTACCTGAGAGCATAACTTCTCTTACAAAACTCACAAATCAAAAGCATACCTCTAaccatagactcttcttttatttatactaattatttcccATCCATACTATGCTAAATCTTTCTCTAAAATATtactctaaataaaatatttccttaTAATATATctgcatttaatataaatatctccCCATATATTATCCTAGcatatatccttaa
This genomic stretch from Vigna radiata var. radiata cultivar VC1973A chromosome 7, Vradiata_ver6, whole genome shotgun sequence harbors:
- the LOC106769395 gene encoding phosphatidylinositol glycan anchor biosynthesis class U protein; translation: MTKKKKVPWFWTWVIGSVVFRLILLYFPKNLNLSSRPEVSTPLTSLRRLAEGYWLKQSSVSPYAGSMYHGSPLLLTLLGPLTVKRIEGQPDNLLCGLVFVIADVVSAMLICAAGEKLQVAYSSSLQSLGLRDLSENSERLPSGDFAALAYLWNPFTIVACVGLSTSAIENLMVVLSLYGACSRLAPLAAFGWVMATHLSLYPAILIIPVILLLGYGPDAPPRKLFWQRNRLEVGNSSSSDSYSEEKAKNQLKVANVFSWRPVVSFLLWTLLWSSYILVLCSIYVQQYGGLQELFKRTYGFILTIQDLSPNIGVLWYFFAEVFDFFRNFFLIVFHGNILMMLAPLALRLNHRPCFLAFVYIVISSILKSYPSVGDSALYLGLLGLFAYELKDMQFSFFLLSGYVGVSLLSPVMHNLWIWRGTGNANFYFATAIAYACFQIILVVESVSAMLNHDRTLTKLFTAAVQNVKS